From Coturnix japonica isolate 7356 chromosome 1, Coturnix japonica 2.1, whole genome shotgun sequence, the proteins below share one genomic window:
- the RDX gene encoding radixin isoform X2: MRSWNLPSNPIQQASSSLISVLEQHKLTKEQWEERIQNWHEEHRGMLREDSMMEYLKIAQDLEMYGVNYFEIKNKKGTELWLGVDALGLNIYEHDDKLTPKIGFPWSEIRNISFNDKKFVIKPIDKKAPDFVFYAPRLRINKRILALCMGNHELYMRRRKPDTIEVQQMKAQAREEKHQKQLERAQLENEKKKREIAEKEKERIEREKEELMERLRQIEEQTMKAQKELEEQTRRALELDQERKRAKEEAERLEKERRAAEEAKAALAKQAADQMKNQEQLAAELAEFTAKIALLEEAKKKKEEEASEWQHKAFAAQEDLEKTKEELKSVMSAPPPPPPPPVIPPTENEHDEHDENNAEASAELSSDGVMNHRSEEERVTETQKNERVKKQLQALSSELAQARDETKKTQNDVLHAENVKAGRDKYKTLRQIRQGNTKQRIDEFEAM, translated from the exons ATGCGGAGCTGGAATTTGCCATCCAACCCAATACAACAGGCAAGCAGCTCTTTGATCAG TGTGTTAGAACAGCACAAACTGACAAAAGAACAATGGGAAGAGCGAATACAAAACTGGCATGAAGAGCACAGGGGAATGTTAAG GGAAGATTCTATGATGGAATACCTTAAGATAGCACAAGATTTGGAAATGTATGGAGTCaactattttgaaataaagaataaaaaaggaactGAGTTGTGGTTAGGAGTTGATGCATTGGGTCTGAATATTTATGAACATGATGATAA gCTGACACCCAAGATTGGTTTTCCTTGGAGTGAAATAAGAAACATCTCTTTCAATGACAAGAAGTTTGTAATAAAGCCAATTGACAAAAAGGCCCCT gattttgttttttatgcaCCTCGTCTGAGAATTAACAAGCGTATTTTGGCactgtgtatgggaaatcaTGAATTGTACATGAGGAGGCGGAAACCTGATACAATTGAAGTGCAACAGATGAAGGCCCAAGCTAGAGAGgagaaacatcagaaacaatTGGAAAG ggCACAGcttgaaaatgagaagaagaaaagggagattgcagaaaaggaaaaggaaagaatagaacgtgaaaaggaagaattaatgGAACGCTTAAGACAAATTGAGGAACAAACAATGAAAGCTCAGAAAG agctggaggaacaGACCAGAAGAGCTCTAGAACTGGATCAGGAGAGAAAACGAGCGAAAGAAGAAGCAGAGCGCCTGGAAAAGGAACGCCGAGCAGCTGAGGAAGCTAAAGCTGCTCTAGCCAAACAGGCAGCTGATCAAATGAAGAACCAGGAGCAGCTA gcAGCAGAACTTGCTGAATTCACTGCCAAGATTGCACTTCTGGAGGaggccaagaaaaaaaaagaggaggaggcCTCAGAATGGCAGCACAAA GCTTTTGCAGCCCAGGAGGACTTAGAAAAGACcaaagaagaactgaaatctGTGATGTCTGCtcctcctccgcctcctcccCCACCAGTTATTCCTCCAACAGAGAATGAACACGATGAACATGATGAAAACAATGCTGAAGCCAGTGCAGAACTGTCTTCTGATGGTGTCATGAATCACAGGAGTGAGGAGGAACGGgtaacagaaacacagaaaaatgaacgTGTTAAGAAACAGCTCCAG GCTTTAAGTTCTGAGTTGGCCCAAGCCAGAGATGAAaccaagaaaacacaaaatgatgTCCTTCATGCTGAGAATGTTAAAGCAGGCCGTGATAAGTACAAGACTCTTCGACAAATCCGACAAGGCAATACAAAGCAGCGTATTGATGAGTTTGAAGCAATGTGA
- the RDX gene encoding radixin isoform X1 encodes MPKPINVRVTTMDAELEFAIQPNTTGKQLFDQVVKTVGLREVWFFGLQYVDSKGYSTWLKLNKKVTQQDVRKENPLQFKFRAKFFPEDVSEELIQEITQRLFFLQVKEAILNDEIYCPPETAVLLASYAVQSKYGDYNKEIHKLGYLANDRLLPQRVLEQHKLTKEQWEERIQNWHEEHRGMLREDSMMEYLKIAQDLEMYGVNYFEIKNKKGTELWLGVDALGLNIYEHDDKLTPKIGFPWSEIRNISFNDKKFVIKPIDKKAPDFVFYAPRLRINKRILALCMGNHELYMRRRKPDTIEVQQMKAQAREEKHQKQLERAQLENEKKKREIAEKEKERIEREKEELMERLRQIEEQTMKAQKELEEQTRRALELDQERKRAKEEAERLEKERRAAEEAKAALAKQAADQMKNQEQLAAELAEFTAKIALLEEAKKKKEEEASEWQHKAFAAQEDLEKTKEELKSVMSAPPPPPPPPVIPPTENEHDEHDENNAEASAELSSDGVMNHRSEEERVTETQKNERVKKQLQALSSELAQARDETKKTQNDVLHAENVKAGRDKYKTLRQIRQGNTKQRIDEFEAMLQKYDLLQPLG; translated from the exons atgccGAAACCA ATCAACGTCAGAGTAACCACGATGGATGCGGAGCTGGAATTTGCCATCCAACCCAATACAACAGGCAAGCAGCTCTTTGATCAG GTGGTAAAAACTGTTGGTCTTCGTgaagtttggttttttgggCTGCAGTACGTGGACAGCAAAGGCTACTCAACATGGCTGAAGCTAAATAAAAAG gtaACACAGCAAgatgtaaggaaagaaaatcctttgCAGTTTAAATTCAGGGCCAAGTTTTTTCCAGAGGATGTATCTGAAGAGTTAATTCAGGAAATAACACAAAGACTTTTCTTCCTGCAAGTCAAAGAAGCCATCTTAAATGATGAGATATATTGTCCACCAGAGACGGCTGTTCTTCTTGCTTCTTATGCTGTACAGTCCAAGTACGGAGATTACAATAAGGAGATACATAAACTGGGCTACTTAGCGAATGACAGGCTTCTCCCTCAGCG TGTGTTAGAACAGCACAAACTGACAAAAGAACAATGGGAAGAGCGAATACAAAACTGGCATGAAGAGCACAGGGGAATGTTAAG GGAAGATTCTATGATGGAATACCTTAAGATAGCACAAGATTTGGAAATGTATGGAGTCaactattttgaaataaagaataaaaaaggaactGAGTTGTGGTTAGGAGTTGATGCATTGGGTCTGAATATTTATGAACATGATGATAA gCTGACACCCAAGATTGGTTTTCCTTGGAGTGAAATAAGAAACATCTCTTTCAATGACAAGAAGTTTGTAATAAAGCCAATTGACAAAAAGGCCCCT gattttgttttttatgcaCCTCGTCTGAGAATTAACAAGCGTATTTTGGCactgtgtatgggaaatcaTGAATTGTACATGAGGAGGCGGAAACCTGATACAATTGAAGTGCAACAGATGAAGGCCCAAGCTAGAGAGgagaaacatcagaaacaatTGGAAAG ggCACAGcttgaaaatgagaagaagaaaagggagattgcagaaaaggaaaaggaaagaatagaacgtgaaaaggaagaattaatgGAACGCTTAAGACAAATTGAGGAACAAACAATGAAAGCTCAGAAAG agctggaggaacaGACCAGAAGAGCTCTAGAACTGGATCAGGAGAGAAAACGAGCGAAAGAAGAAGCAGAGCGCCTGGAAAAGGAACGCCGAGCAGCTGAGGAAGCTAAAGCTGCTCTAGCCAAACAGGCAGCTGATCAAATGAAGAACCAGGAGCAGCTA gcAGCAGAACTTGCTGAATTCACTGCCAAGATTGCACTTCTGGAGGaggccaagaaaaaaaaagaggaggaggcCTCAGAATGGCAGCACAAA GCTTTTGCAGCCCAGGAGGACTTAGAAAAGACcaaagaagaactgaaatctGTGATGTCTGCtcctcctccgcctcctcccCCACCAGTTATTCCTCCAACAGAGAATGAACACGATGAACATGATGAAAACAATGCTGAAGCCAGTGCAGAACTGTCTTCTGATGGTGTCATGAATCACAGGAGTGAGGAGGAACGGgtaacagaaacacagaaaaatgaacgTGTTAAGAAACAGCTCCAG GCTTTAAGTTCTGAGTTGGCCCAAGCCAGAGATGAAaccaagaaaacacaaaatgatgTCCTTCATGCTGAGAATGTTAAAGCAGGCCGTGATAAGTACAAGACTCTTCGACAAATCCGACAAGGCAATACAAAGCAGCGTATTGATGAGTTTGAAGCAAT GTTACAAAAGTACGATCTCTTGCAACCCTTAGGATAG